From Phragmites australis chromosome 5, lpPhrAust1.1, whole genome shotgun sequence, a single genomic window includes:
- the LOC133918754 gene encoding uncharacterized protein At5g41620-like: MEPPAPATAAGGAERAGAVADPVLGARGEAPEGSGSASRGGRGGREPLPLRLRLGRARRRAGPGTPAPSWKMEDEVGEGEDAAAARRSSASASASARQLGASLWEIHDVAREGRRRRRGGRGIAAGREDCGRVEDVDQPQSSGGFARHLADSSMNYHTLHQERSHRIQPFSPASYTSSVGDSIVNRTITPTRSLDIKVRSRGTGCSLKTSTELLKVLNRIWSLEEQHTANLSVVNRLKLELQQAQAHIQELMQERRRYHHEVSSLLRQLSENKLVRKNKEHGKIEAAVHSMQGELEDERRLRRHSEDLQRKLGKELSEIKSAFLKAVKDLEEKKKANGLLEDLCDQFAMGIRNYEEEVRVLKQRNVKNYELNFDKSVLHISEAWLDERMQMQNIDVKEDLAHKTTIMERLSSEIHAFLLSKRSGSSKNNEKYMNASTSLRRQSLESVHLNGATSAPQLAEDDDNDSIASDVHFFELNMHGNGIQNYDHTGPRRSGTAGMDVPKRRSEHPHGIAAEGSHMSHVPVYSQKDIARSSSSKLQHATKIPEISSHVSAGVTPAEEQNGITSTHISRGSHNDSSKNNLEAPHVDCLGQESLDHCSRKSLFCEGTTSEDLGILGSPTRQLKYQSTPLDPEISECSPEQPVGVMGNTLKAKLLQARLEGRHARLKASGGSLPGRRK; this comes from the exons ATGGAACCACCCGCCCCCGCAACGGCAGCAGGAGGGGCCGAGCGCGCGGGGGCTGTCGCGGACCCGGTTCTTGGGGCCAGAGGCGAGGCGCCCGAAGGCTCCGGGAGCGCGAGTAGAGGCGGCCGCGGGGGGCGGGAGCCGCTGCCACTGCGGCTGCGGCTAGGGAGGGCGAGGCGGCGGGCAGGGCCCGGCACGCCGGCGCCGTCGTGGAAGATGGAGGACGaggtgggggagggggaggacgcggcggccgcgaggaggagctcggcgtcggcgtccgCGTCGGCGCGGCAGCTGGGCGCCAGCCTTTGGGAGATCCACGACGTGGCGCGGGAGGGGCGCCGGAGGCGACGGGGCGGGAGGGGCATCGCCGCCGGTCGGGAGGATTGCGGCCGCGTCGAAGACGTGGATCAG CCACAGAGTTCAGGTGGCTTTGCTAGGCATCTCGCGGATTCATCAATGAATTATCATACGTTGCATCAAGAAAGGAGTCACAGAATACAACCTTTTTCTCCTGCAAGTTATACTAGCTCAGTTGGG GACTCCATTGTAAATCGGACTATTACTCCAACTCGTTCCTTGGATATCAAGGTAAGATCTAGGGGGACAGGTTGTAGCCTCAAAACATCAACAGAACTATTGAAGGTTTTAAATCGAATTTGGAGCCTGGAAGAACAGCACACTGCTAATTTGTCGGTGGTTAATAGATTGAAATTGGAGTTACAGCAGGCACAGGCACATATTCAAGAACTTATGCAAGAGAGACGGCGGTACCATCACGAAGTTTCATCATTATTGAGGCAACTCTCTGAGAACAAACTTGTTAGGAAAAACAAGGAGCATGGGAAGATTGAAGCAGCTGTCCATTCCATGCAAGGTGAACTAGAGGATGAGAGACGTCTCAGGAGACATTCTGAGGATCTCCAGAGGAAGTTAGGCAAAGAGTTATCTGAGATAAAATCAGCATTTCTAAAGGCAGTCAAGGATcttgaggagaagaagaaagcaaacgGCCTCTTAGAAGACCTTTGTGATCAGTTTGCAATGGGCATTAGGAACTACGAAGAGGAAGTCAGGGTGCTAAAGCAAAGAAATGTAAAGAATTATGAACTCAACTTTGATAAATCAGTGCTCCATATTTCAGAAGCATGGCTCGATGAGCGAATGCAAATGCAAAATATTGATGTCAAGGAAGACTTGGCTCATAAAACCACAATAATGGAGAGGCTCAGCAGCGAAATACATGCTTTTCTTCTTTCTAAAAGATCAGGTAGCTCTAAGAATAATGAAAAATACATGAATGCTAGCACTAGCTTGCGTCGGCAATCCCTTGAGTCTGTCCATTTGAATGGAGCGACCAGTGCCCCTCAGCTTGCTGAAGATGACGACAATGATTCTATTGCTAGTGATGTGCATTTCTTTGAACTGAACATGCATGGAAATGGCATTCAGAACTATGACCACACGGGACCTCGCAGAAGTGGCACAGCTGGCATGGATGTACCAAAGAGAAGATCAGAGCATCCTCATGGTATAGCTGCTGAAGGTTCACACATGTCTCATGTGCCAGTTTATTCACAGAAAGACATCGCAAGGTCCAGTAGCAGCAAACTGCAGCATGCCACGAAAATACCAGAAATCAGCTCGCATGTCAGTGCTGGAGTTACTCCAGCAGAAGAGCAGAATGGAATCACAAGCACCCATATTTCTCGAGGATCTCACAATGACTCATCGAAGAACAACCTGGAGGCTCCTCATGTTGATTGTCTGGGGCAGGAATCCCTTGATCATTGCTCCCGAAAAAGTCTATTTTGTGAAGGCACTACTTCAGAGGATTTAGGTATTCTCGGCAGTCCAACGCGGCAGCTGAAATACCAATCCACACCATTGGACCCTGAGATATCGGAATGCTCACCGGAACAGCCAGTAGGTGTGATGGGGAACACACTGAAGGCAAAATTACTTCAAGCAAGGCTAGAGGGGCGACATGCCCGATTGAAGGCATCAGGAGGTTCCTTACCCGGCAGAAGGAAATGA
- the LOC133917816 gene encoding uncharacterized protein LOC133917816 — MADSNSKEEQARNAQAHAEKCFLAGNVLGAKRWMQSAIRLAPDLPGNTQIVAAYDVHATAARRPLDWYAVLGLPNPSSAGSGVVLTHDAIKKQYRRLCLLVHPDKNHSVAANGAFKLVQAAWDALSARHPPGMTAVAAAAKQPPPSPPRQPAPPRPPDPPRQPQPRPRPQVEKMSWRAAAPTTSCSQQTTRVQEPQKGRYVPPPRARRPPSPPAGKCPSCGARAPTLYNWNFRCMDCHWDPMDSRLLEEDDDDDDFFEYDY, encoded by the coding sequence ATGGCGGACTCCAATTCCAAGGAGGAGCAGGCCCGGAATGCGCAGGCGCACGCCGAAAAGTGCTTCCTCGCTGGCAACGTCTTGGGCGCGAAGCGGTGGATGCAGTCCGCGATCAGGCTTGCGCCGGACCTCCCCGGCAACACGCAGATCGTGGCGGCCTACGACGTGCACGCCACGGCCGCGCGGAGGCCCCTCGACTGGTACGCCGTGCTGGGCCTGCCCAacccgagctccgccgggtcaggcgTCGTCCTGACCCACGACGCCATCAAGAAGCAGTACCGGAGGCTCTGTCTACTGGTGCACCCCGACAAGAACCACTCGGTCGCCGCCAACGGCGCCTTCAAGCTCGTCCAGGCCGCCTGGGACGCGCTGTCCGCCAGGCATCCGCCTGGTATGACGGCGGTTGCAGCTGCGGCCAAGCAACCCCCACCCTCACCGCCACGTCAGCCTGCGCCACCGAGACCACCAGACCCGCCGCGGCAACCACAGCCGAGGCCGCGGCCTCAGGTCGAGAAGATGTCCTGGAGAGCTGCAGCGCCGACGACGAGTTGCTCGCAGCAAACGACGAGAGTACAGGAGCCGCAGAAGGGCAGGTATGTGCCGCCGCCTCGAGCACGGAGGCCCCCTTCGCCACCCGCGGGAAAGTGCCCATCCTGCGGCGCGCGCGCGCCCACCCTCTACAATTGGAATTTTCGGTGCATGGACTGCCATTGGGACCCGATGGACAGCCGGTTGCTTGAAGAagatgacgatgacgacgactTCTTCGAGTACGATTACTAG
- the LOC133918755 gene encoding BTB/POZ domain-containing protein POB1-like isoform X1, translating into MDPDFSPGGGGPSFEFAFNEVNFSDRELRIEVVAGDDAPGSSGDGGGGGLADWARHRKRRREGLRKEKESATHMSEQTNCNEVEAEECDAYEENQEEPVAMIEESPPDVSQEEGDDGHSIDSSWTVVSTPVLRVKTIYISSAILAAKSPFFFKLFSNGMKESDQRHATLRIIDSEENALMELLSFMYSGKLTTTEPTLLLDILMAADKFEVVSCMRYCSQLLTSLPMTTESALLYLDLPCSISMAAAVQPLTDAAKDFLAVKYKDLTKFQDEVLNIPLAGIEAILSSNDLQVASEDAIYDFLLRWARAQYPRSEERREILCSRLLPLVRFSHMTCRKLRKVLTCTDIDHEQATKCVTEALLYKADAPHRQRALAADAVTCQKFAERAYKYRPLKVVEFDRPYPQCIAYLDLKREECSQLFPSGRIYSQAFHLAGQGFFLSAHCNMEQQSTFYCFGLFLGMQEKGSTSVTVDYEFAARTRPSGEFVSKYKGNYTFTGGKAVGYRNLFAIPWTTFMADDSLFFIDGMLHLRAELTIKQP; encoded by the exons ATGGACCCGGACTTCTCGCCCGGCGGCGGGGGGCCCAGCTTCGAGTTCGCGTTCAACGAGGTCAACTTCTCCGACAGGGAGCTGAGGATCGAGGTCGTCGCGGGGGACGACGCGCCGGGGTCGAgcggggacggcggcgggggaggccTCGCCGATTGGGCGCGCCACCGCAAGCGCCGCCGCGAGGGGCTCCGCAAGGAGAAAG AGTCTGCAACGCACATGTCGGAGCAGACAAATTGCAATGAAGTTGAAGCAGAAGAGTGTGATGCATATGAAGAAAATCAAGAGGAACCTGTGGCAATGATAGAAGAATCTCCACCTGATGTTAGTCAAGAAG AAGGTGATGATGGACACAGTATTGATTCATCTTGGACTGTGGTGAGTACGCCAGTTTTACGAGTAAAGACGATCTATATCAGTTCGGCGATTCTTGCTGCAAAGAGTCCTTTCTTTTTTAAG CTTTTCTCAAATGGCATGAAAGAATCTGATCAGAGACATGCAACCCTTAGAATTATTGATTCAG AGGAAAATGCCCTCATGGAGCTTTTAAGCTTTATGTACAGTGGAAAGTTGACAACTACTGAGCCCACACTTCTGCTGGATATCTTGATGGCGGCTGACAAATTTGAGGTCGTTTCGTGCATGAGGTACTGCAGTCAGTTGCTCACAAGCTTGCCTATGACCACAGAATCAGCACTACTCTACCTAGATCTCCCATGCTCCATTTCAATGGCAGCAGCAGTTCAACCTCTGACAGATGCAGCCAAGGATTTCCTTGCTGTAAAATACAAGGATTTGACTAA GTTCCAAGATGAAGTGTTGAACATCCCTCTTGCTGGGATCGAAGCCATCTTGTCAAGTAATGATCTCCAGGTGGCATCTGAAGATGCCATCTATGACTTCTTGCTCAGATGGGCCCGTGCACAATACCCAAGATCAGAGGAGAGACGTGAAATCTTGTGTTCTCGTTTGCTCCCTCTTGTGCGATTTAGTCATATGACCTGTAGGAAGCTGCGGAAGGTCCTAACATGCACTGATATAGACCATGAGCAAGCAACGAAGTGTGTCACCGAGGCACTTCTATACAAAGCTGATGCACCACATCGGCAACGAGCTCTTGCAGCAGATGCAGTAACCTGTCAGAAATTTGCAGAGCGAGCTTACAAGTACAGACCTCTGAAAGTTGTTGAGTTTGATCGACCCTACCCACAGTGTATAGCATACTTGGATCTCAAGCGTGAGGAGTGCTCCCAACTCTTTCCGTCAGGCCGGATATACTCGCAAGCGTTCCATCTTGCAGGGCAGGGCTTCTTCCTCTCAGCTCACTGTAACATGGAGCAGCAGAGTACGTTCTACTGCTTTGGTCTCTTCTTAGGGATGCAAGAGAAGGGCTCGACGAGTGTTACAGTAGATTACGAGTTTGCTGCAAGGACAAGACCGTCTGGCGAATTTGTCAGCAAGTACAAGGGTAATTACACTTTCACCGGTGGGAAGGCAGTTGGGTACAGGAATCTCTTTGCAATTCCATGGACGACATTCATGGCTGATGACAGCCTCTTCTTCATTGACGGGATGCTGCATCTGAGAGCTGAGCTGACAATAAAGCAACCCTAG
- the LOC133918755 gene encoding BTB/POZ domain-containing protein POB1-like isoform X2 — protein MDPDFSPGGGGPSFEFAFNEVNFSDRELRIEVVAGDDAPGSSGDGGGGGLADWARHRKRRREGLRKEKESATHMSEQTNCNEVEAEECDAYEENQEEPVAMIEESPPDVSQEGDDGHSIDSSWTVVSTPVLRVKTIYISSAILAAKSPFFFKLFSNGMKESDQRHATLRIIDSEENALMELLSFMYSGKLTTTEPTLLLDILMAADKFEVVSCMRYCSQLLTSLPMTTESALLYLDLPCSISMAAAVQPLTDAAKDFLAVKYKDLTKFQDEVLNIPLAGIEAILSSNDLQVASEDAIYDFLLRWARAQYPRSEERREILCSRLLPLVRFSHMTCRKLRKVLTCTDIDHEQATKCVTEALLYKADAPHRQRALAADAVTCQKFAERAYKYRPLKVVEFDRPYPQCIAYLDLKREECSQLFPSGRIYSQAFHLAGQGFFLSAHCNMEQQSTFYCFGLFLGMQEKGSTSVTVDYEFAARTRPSGEFVSKYKGNYTFTGGKAVGYRNLFAIPWTTFMADDSLFFIDGMLHLRAELTIKQP, from the exons ATGGACCCGGACTTCTCGCCCGGCGGCGGGGGGCCCAGCTTCGAGTTCGCGTTCAACGAGGTCAACTTCTCCGACAGGGAGCTGAGGATCGAGGTCGTCGCGGGGGACGACGCGCCGGGGTCGAgcggggacggcggcgggggaggccTCGCCGATTGGGCGCGCCACCGCAAGCGCCGCCGCGAGGGGCTCCGCAAGGAGAAAG AGTCTGCAACGCACATGTCGGAGCAGACAAATTGCAATGAAGTTGAAGCAGAAGAGTGTGATGCATATGAAGAAAATCAAGAGGAACCTGTGGCAATGATAGAAGAATCTCCACCTGATGTTAGTCAAGAAG GTGATGATGGACACAGTATTGATTCATCTTGGACTGTGGTGAGTACGCCAGTTTTACGAGTAAAGACGATCTATATCAGTTCGGCGATTCTTGCTGCAAAGAGTCCTTTCTTTTTTAAG CTTTTCTCAAATGGCATGAAAGAATCTGATCAGAGACATGCAACCCTTAGAATTATTGATTCAG AGGAAAATGCCCTCATGGAGCTTTTAAGCTTTATGTACAGTGGAAAGTTGACAACTACTGAGCCCACACTTCTGCTGGATATCTTGATGGCGGCTGACAAATTTGAGGTCGTTTCGTGCATGAGGTACTGCAGTCAGTTGCTCACAAGCTTGCCTATGACCACAGAATCAGCACTACTCTACCTAGATCTCCCATGCTCCATTTCAATGGCAGCAGCAGTTCAACCTCTGACAGATGCAGCCAAGGATTTCCTTGCTGTAAAATACAAGGATTTGACTAA GTTCCAAGATGAAGTGTTGAACATCCCTCTTGCTGGGATCGAAGCCATCTTGTCAAGTAATGATCTCCAGGTGGCATCTGAAGATGCCATCTATGACTTCTTGCTCAGATGGGCCCGTGCACAATACCCAAGATCAGAGGAGAGACGTGAAATCTTGTGTTCTCGTTTGCTCCCTCTTGTGCGATTTAGTCATATGACCTGTAGGAAGCTGCGGAAGGTCCTAACATGCACTGATATAGACCATGAGCAAGCAACGAAGTGTGTCACCGAGGCACTTCTATACAAAGCTGATGCACCACATCGGCAACGAGCTCTTGCAGCAGATGCAGTAACCTGTCAGAAATTTGCAGAGCGAGCTTACAAGTACAGACCTCTGAAAGTTGTTGAGTTTGATCGACCCTACCCACAGTGTATAGCATACTTGGATCTCAAGCGTGAGGAGTGCTCCCAACTCTTTCCGTCAGGCCGGATATACTCGCAAGCGTTCCATCTTGCAGGGCAGGGCTTCTTCCTCTCAGCTCACTGTAACATGGAGCAGCAGAGTACGTTCTACTGCTTTGGTCTCTTCTTAGGGATGCAAGAGAAGGGCTCGACGAGTGTTACAGTAGATTACGAGTTTGCTGCAAGGACAAGACCGTCTGGCGAATTTGTCAGCAAGTACAAGGGTAATTACACTTTCACCGGTGGGAAGGCAGTTGGGTACAGGAATCTCTTTGCAATTCCATGGACGACATTCATGGCTGATGACAGCCTCTTCTTCATTGACGGGATGCTGCATCTGAGAGCTGAGCTGACAATAAAGCAACCCTAG